From the Solea senegalensis isolate Sse05_10M linkage group LG16, IFAPA_SoseM_1, whole genome shotgun sequence genome, one window contains:
- the dglucy gene encoding D-glutamate cyclase, mitochondrial isoform X3: protein MRCSLGYFRRVFTLAIDSGYQQANVVILPKHLAEDFEAFCHSNPAPLPLLYRSQSGETSCLPLARNADIRTDISQYCVYEKGHLVETVSSLQSYTREPRIASGQQAVNQSHPWSDMVCFYLGCSFGFEGKLKTAGVPVRNVEQGRNVSMYRTAVTCRSAGAFSCPLVVTMRPVPAALLNAAVEVTHLTPRAHGAPVHIGEPALIGIKDMSRPDYGEPVELQPGDVPVFWACGVTAIEAVLSSKPSLAFSHSPGCMFLTDVPDSSTSLITPPPDSLNGPNIELSPELTPLCFLVSHKPLLYSLVSQRAAARIRHLEIIIGEDPGQRGIRHLFTEDELLHSCLALSHSTSVAITTGFPTYVHSPHDENDGPPGAIAMATMLLSLGKQVTMVTDRRSLERNQALIDEAVKTGVLKTTIPLVTFEDTGPDAALHFLCHHGDPSKLRYDHLVAIERCGRAADGHNYNMKGVEVKHLVDPIDNLFIAAKDLPGITTTGIGDGGNELGMGKVKEKVRSLIPNGSLIACDIPADYVIIAGVSNWGGYAVACGLYLLYTCPSHQRYLRRGLGEELTTSQEQLQDWTAHLPSVDKEESFLSTLMQFGIRCGITGHLAMKVDGLTFHPTHSDIITKLREVTL, encoded by the exons ATGAGGTGTTCTCTTGGGTACTTCAGGCGTGTCTTCACCTTGGCAATTGACTCAG gatACCAGCAGGCTAATGTCGTCATTTTACCCAAGCACCTGGCCGAAGACTTTGAAGCCTTCTGTCACAGTAATCCCGCCCCCTTGCCACTCCTATATCGCAGCCAATCGGGAGAGACCTCCTGTCTGCCTTTAGCCAGAAATGCTGACATAag GACAGACATTTCTCAATACTGTGTGTATGAGAAGGGTCACCTGGTGGAAACAGTCTCCAGTCTGCAGAGTTACACCAGGGAACCAAG GATTGCTTCAGGACAGCAGGCCGTAAATCAGAGCCATCCGTGGTCGGACATGGTGTGTTTCTATCTGGGCTGCAGTTTTGGCTTCGAGGGCAAATTGAAGACCGCTGGAGTCCCTGTCAGAAATGTGGAGCAGGGCAGAAACGTCAGCATGTACAGG ACTGCAGTTACCTGTCGCTCTGCTGGAGCCTTcagctgccctctagtggtcacTATGCGTCCTGTTCCAGCTGCTCTGCTGAATGCGGCAGTGGAGGTCACTCATCTCACTCCACGAGCACATGGAGCACCTGTACACATAGGAGAACCag cgCTCATCGGCATAAAGGACATGTCCAGACCAGACTATGGGGAACCAGTCGAGCTGCAGCCTGGTGATGTCCCAGTCTTCTGGGCTTGTGGAGTGACTGCAATCGAGGCAGTACTGAGCAGCA AACCTTCATTGGCCTTCAGTCATTCACCAGGATGTATGTTCCTGACTGATGTCCCAGACTCCTCTACTTCCCTCATAACTCCTCCCCCTGACAGCCTGAATGGCCCAAACATTGAACTCAGTCCTGAGCTGACGCCACTCTGCTTCTTGGTGTCCCACAAGCCCTTGCTGTACAGCCTGGTATCTCAGCGGGCAGCAGCAAGAATCCGACATCTGGAGATTATTATTGGAGAAGATCCAG GTCAACGAGGGATCAGACATTTGTTCACTGAGGATGAACTTCTGCACTCCTGTCTGGCTCTCTCCCACTCCACCTCGGTTGCCATAACGACTGGCTTCCCCACGTACGTGCACAG CCCACATGATGAGAATGATGGCCCACCTGGAGCCATTGCCATGGCGACAATGCTGTTGTCTCTAGGGAAACAGGTGACCATGGTAACAGACAGGAGATCCTTGGAGAGGAACCAGGCCCTTATTGATGAAGCTGTGAAAACAG GTGTGCTGAAAACTACAATCCCTCTGGTCACCTTTGAAGACACTGGCCCAGATGCTGCTTTGCACTTTTTGTGTCACCATGGAGACCCCAGCAAGCTCAG ATATGACCACCTTGTGGCGATAGAGCGCTGTGGAAGAGCAGCTGACGGACATAACTACAACATGAAGGGAGTGGAAGTCAAACATCTGGTGGATCCTATTGATAACCTGTTTATCGCTGCCAAGGATTTACCTGGAATTACCACCACGG GAATCGGTGATGGCGGTAATGAGTTGGGGATGGGTAAAGTGAAGGAGAAGGTGAGGAGCCTGATACCCAACGGGAGCCTCATAGCCTGTGACATTCCTGCTGACTATGTCATCATTGCCG GTGTGAGTAATTGGGGTGGATATGCTGTGGCCTGTGGGCTCTACCTACTCTACACCTGCCCGTCACACCAGAGGTACCTGAGGAGAGGACTGGGTGAGGAACTCACAACATCCCAAGAACAGCTTCAGGACTGGACCGCTCACCTGCCATCTGTGGACAAg gaGGAATCCTTCCTCTCCACTCTGATGCAATTTGGAATACGATGTGGTATAACTGGTCACTTGGCGATGAAGGTGGATGGTTTGACATTTCACCCCACACACTCCGACATCATCACCAAACTACGAGAGGTCACACTGTAG
- the dglucy gene encoding D-glutamate cyclase, mitochondrial isoform X2 → MECSSKLTCLSPAELRLLIRQSDSRISTTTGLAKGYQQANVVILPKHLAEDFEAFCHSNPAPLPLLYRSQSGETSCLPLARNADIRTDISQYCVYEKGHLVETVSSLQSYTREPRIASGQQAVNQSHPWSDMVCFYLGCSFGFEGKLKTAGVPVRNVEQGRNVSMYRTAVTCRSAGAFSCPLVVTMRPVPAALLNAAVEVTHLTPRAHGAPVHIGEPALIGIKDMSRPDYGEPVELQPGDVPVFWACGVTAIEAVLSSKPSLAFSHSPGCMFLTDVPDSSTSLITPPPDSLNGPNIELSPELTPLCFLVSHKPLLYSLVSQRAAARIRHLEIIIGEDPGQRGIRHLFTEDELLHSCLALSHSTSVAITTGFPTPHDENDGPPGAIAMATMLLSLGKQVTMVTDRRSLERNQALIDEAVKTGVLKTTIPLVTFEDTGPDAALHFLCHHGDPSKLRYDHLVAIERCGRAADGHNYNMKGVEVKHLVDPIDNLFIAAKDLPGITTTGIGDGGNELGMGKVKEKVRSLIPNGSLIACDIPADYVIIAGVSNWGGYAVACGLYLLYTCPSHQRYLRRGLGEELTTSQEQLQDWTAHLPSVDKEESFLSTLMQFGIRCGITGHLAMKVDGLTFHPTHSDIITKLREVTL, encoded by the exons ATGGAGTGCTCAAGTAAGTTAACTTGTCTGAGTCCTGCTGAGTTGAGGCTGTTGATCAGGCAGAGCGATTCCAGAATAAGCACCACCACTGGATTGGCAAAAG gatACCAGCAGGCTAATGTCGTCATTTTACCCAAGCACCTGGCCGAAGACTTTGAAGCCTTCTGTCACAGTAATCCCGCCCCCTTGCCACTCCTATATCGCAGCCAATCGGGAGAGACCTCCTGTCTGCCTTTAGCCAGAAATGCTGACATAag GACAGACATTTCTCAATACTGTGTGTATGAGAAGGGTCACCTGGTGGAAACAGTCTCCAGTCTGCAGAGTTACACCAGGGAACCAAG GATTGCTTCAGGACAGCAGGCCGTAAATCAGAGCCATCCGTGGTCGGACATGGTGTGTTTCTATCTGGGCTGCAGTTTTGGCTTCGAGGGCAAATTGAAGACCGCTGGAGTCCCTGTCAGAAATGTGGAGCAGGGCAGAAACGTCAGCATGTACAGG ACTGCAGTTACCTGTCGCTCTGCTGGAGCCTTcagctgccctctagtggtcacTATGCGTCCTGTTCCAGCTGCTCTGCTGAATGCGGCAGTGGAGGTCACTCATCTCACTCCACGAGCACATGGAGCACCTGTACACATAGGAGAACCag cgCTCATCGGCATAAAGGACATGTCCAGACCAGACTATGGGGAACCAGTCGAGCTGCAGCCTGGTGATGTCCCAGTCTTCTGGGCTTGTGGAGTGACTGCAATCGAGGCAGTACTGAGCAGCA AACCTTCATTGGCCTTCAGTCATTCACCAGGATGTATGTTCCTGACTGATGTCCCAGACTCCTCTACTTCCCTCATAACTCCTCCCCCTGACAGCCTGAATGGCCCAAACATTGAACTCAGTCCTGAGCTGACGCCACTCTGCTTCTTGGTGTCCCACAAGCCCTTGCTGTACAGCCTGGTATCTCAGCGGGCAGCAGCAAGAATCCGACATCTGGAGATTATTATTGGAGAAGATCCAG GTCAACGAGGGATCAGACATTTGTTCACTGAGGATGAACTTCTGCACTCCTGTCTGGCTCTCTCCCACTCCACCTCGGTTGCCATAACGACTGGCTTCCCCAC CCCACATGATGAGAATGATGGCCCACCTGGAGCCATTGCCATGGCGACAATGCTGTTGTCTCTAGGGAAACAGGTGACCATGGTAACAGACAGGAGATCCTTGGAGAGGAACCAGGCCCTTATTGATGAAGCTGTGAAAACAG GTGTGCTGAAAACTACAATCCCTCTGGTCACCTTTGAAGACACTGGCCCAGATGCTGCTTTGCACTTTTTGTGTCACCATGGAGACCCCAGCAAGCTCAG ATATGACCACCTTGTGGCGATAGAGCGCTGTGGAAGAGCAGCTGACGGACATAACTACAACATGAAGGGAGTGGAAGTCAAACATCTGGTGGATCCTATTGATAACCTGTTTATCGCTGCCAAGGATTTACCTGGAATTACCACCACGG GAATCGGTGATGGCGGTAATGAGTTGGGGATGGGTAAAGTGAAGGAGAAGGTGAGGAGCCTGATACCCAACGGGAGCCTCATAGCCTGTGACATTCCTGCTGACTATGTCATCATTGCCG GTGTGAGTAATTGGGGTGGATATGCTGTGGCCTGTGGGCTCTACCTACTCTACACCTGCCCGTCACACCAGAGGTACCTGAGGAGAGGACTGGGTGAGGAACTCACAACATCCCAAGAACAGCTTCAGGACTGGACCGCTCACCTGCCATCTGTGGACAAg gaGGAATCCTTCCTCTCCACTCTGATGCAATTTGGAATACGATGTGGTATAACTGGTCACTTGGCGATGAAGGTGGATGGTTTGACATTTCACCCCACACACTCCGACATCATCACCAAACTACGAGAGGTCACACTGTAG
- the dglucy gene encoding D-glutamate cyclase, mitochondrial isoform X1: protein MECSSKLTCLSPAELRLLIRQSDSRISTTTGLAKGYQQANVVILPKHLAEDFEAFCHSNPAPLPLLYRSQSGETSCLPLARNADIRTDISQYCVYEKGHLVETVSSLQSYTREPRIASGQQAVNQSHPWSDMVCFYLGCSFGFEGKLKTAGVPVRNVEQGRNVSMYRTAVTCRSAGAFSCPLVVTMRPVPAALLNAAVEVTHLTPRAHGAPVHIGEPALIGIKDMSRPDYGEPVELQPGDVPVFWACGVTAIEAVLSSKPSLAFSHSPGCMFLTDVPDSSTSLITPPPDSLNGPNIELSPELTPLCFLVSHKPLLYSLVSQRAAARIRHLEIIIGEDPGQRGIRHLFTEDELLHSCLALSHSTSVAITTGFPTYVHSPHDENDGPPGAIAMATMLLSLGKQVTMVTDRRSLERNQALIDEAVKTGVLKTTIPLVTFEDTGPDAALHFLCHHGDPSKLRYDHLVAIERCGRAADGHNYNMKGVEVKHLVDPIDNLFIAAKDLPGITTTGIGDGGNELGMGKVKEKVRSLIPNGSLIACDIPADYVIIAGVSNWGGYAVACGLYLLYTCPSHQRYLRRGLGEELTTSQEQLQDWTAHLPSVDKEESFLSTLMQFGIRCGITGHLAMKVDGLTFHPTHSDIITKLREVTL from the exons ATGGAGTGCTCAAGTAAGTTAACTTGTCTGAGTCCTGCTGAGTTGAGGCTGTTGATCAGGCAGAGCGATTCCAGAATAAGCACCACCACTGGATTGGCAAAAG gatACCAGCAGGCTAATGTCGTCATTTTACCCAAGCACCTGGCCGAAGACTTTGAAGCCTTCTGTCACAGTAATCCCGCCCCCTTGCCACTCCTATATCGCAGCCAATCGGGAGAGACCTCCTGTCTGCCTTTAGCCAGAAATGCTGACATAag GACAGACATTTCTCAATACTGTGTGTATGAGAAGGGTCACCTGGTGGAAACAGTCTCCAGTCTGCAGAGTTACACCAGGGAACCAAG GATTGCTTCAGGACAGCAGGCCGTAAATCAGAGCCATCCGTGGTCGGACATGGTGTGTTTCTATCTGGGCTGCAGTTTTGGCTTCGAGGGCAAATTGAAGACCGCTGGAGTCCCTGTCAGAAATGTGGAGCAGGGCAGAAACGTCAGCATGTACAGG ACTGCAGTTACCTGTCGCTCTGCTGGAGCCTTcagctgccctctagtggtcacTATGCGTCCTGTTCCAGCTGCTCTGCTGAATGCGGCAGTGGAGGTCACTCATCTCACTCCACGAGCACATGGAGCACCTGTACACATAGGAGAACCag cgCTCATCGGCATAAAGGACATGTCCAGACCAGACTATGGGGAACCAGTCGAGCTGCAGCCTGGTGATGTCCCAGTCTTCTGGGCTTGTGGAGTGACTGCAATCGAGGCAGTACTGAGCAGCA AACCTTCATTGGCCTTCAGTCATTCACCAGGATGTATGTTCCTGACTGATGTCCCAGACTCCTCTACTTCCCTCATAACTCCTCCCCCTGACAGCCTGAATGGCCCAAACATTGAACTCAGTCCTGAGCTGACGCCACTCTGCTTCTTGGTGTCCCACAAGCCCTTGCTGTACAGCCTGGTATCTCAGCGGGCAGCAGCAAGAATCCGACATCTGGAGATTATTATTGGAGAAGATCCAG GTCAACGAGGGATCAGACATTTGTTCACTGAGGATGAACTTCTGCACTCCTGTCTGGCTCTCTCCCACTCCACCTCGGTTGCCATAACGACTGGCTTCCCCACGTACGTGCACAG CCCACATGATGAGAATGATGGCCCACCTGGAGCCATTGCCATGGCGACAATGCTGTTGTCTCTAGGGAAACAGGTGACCATGGTAACAGACAGGAGATCCTTGGAGAGGAACCAGGCCCTTATTGATGAAGCTGTGAAAACAG GTGTGCTGAAAACTACAATCCCTCTGGTCACCTTTGAAGACACTGGCCCAGATGCTGCTTTGCACTTTTTGTGTCACCATGGAGACCCCAGCAAGCTCAG ATATGACCACCTTGTGGCGATAGAGCGCTGTGGAAGAGCAGCTGACGGACATAACTACAACATGAAGGGAGTGGAAGTCAAACATCTGGTGGATCCTATTGATAACCTGTTTATCGCTGCCAAGGATTTACCTGGAATTACCACCACGG GAATCGGTGATGGCGGTAATGAGTTGGGGATGGGTAAAGTGAAGGAGAAGGTGAGGAGCCTGATACCCAACGGGAGCCTCATAGCCTGTGACATTCCTGCTGACTATGTCATCATTGCCG GTGTGAGTAATTGGGGTGGATATGCTGTGGCCTGTGGGCTCTACCTACTCTACACCTGCCCGTCACACCAGAGGTACCTGAGGAGAGGACTGGGTGAGGAACTCACAACATCCCAAGAACAGCTTCAGGACTGGACCGCTCACCTGCCATCTGTGGACAAg gaGGAATCCTTCCTCTCCACTCTGATGCAATTTGGAATACGATGTGGTATAACTGGTCACTTGGCGATGAAGGTGGATGGTTTGACATTTCACCCCACACACTCCGACATCATCACCAAACTACGAGAGGTCACACTGTAG